Genomic segment of Benincasa hispida cultivar B227 chromosome 1, ASM972705v1, whole genome shotgun sequence:
TCATGTAATATTGACACTCTGGCTGCCCAGGTCTTTCTGGGAATGAGTGCTCCTTTTGGCTAGTACTTGACGGGCCAGCAGACGGCATGGGTTGATAAGATCCTGCAAAGCCAGATGCAGAAGGCGAAACATGTGCCAGACCATAAAGTGGCCCTGATCCAACAGAAGGTTGAGCACTGGGAGAGGCTACTGGACTCATAGGTGCCTGCACCAGTAGTTAACAGCTCCGTTAAGTGCAAGGATATAAAACGAGACATAATGGCAAGTAAGAGTAAGAGAATTGTTCATACTGGGTAAGGACTCCAACTTGGGAATTGAACAACGCCTGGGGAAACCAACATAGGACCATAAGGGCCAGGAACGTATGGGCTTGACAGCAATGAAGGCCTTGCAAGTATTACTCCATATTGTTGTGACGAATGAGCAGATGGAGACTGCACAGGAGGATAAACAGAGGGTGCAGGCACTGGAGGTGGCATTGGTGTAACCTGAACGGGTGATGGTGCTGGAAACTGCAAGCCAGCTGGTTCTGGGTGATGAAATTTGCACGTAGCACCAAACTTGCACTGTCCACTCTTCAAATAATAAGAACACTCCTTCTCACCCTGCCATCAAAAGCCTGTAGGTTAGCAAGCTTATAATATTATGCGCGTCCTGGAACGCTCCAAATAATATAAAAACAAGCGAAAAATGCGAGACACAGACCGGCCGTAGTGGATAGCCATAGAAATTCAGCGACACGGGGCTGAGAGAACCTCTTTCCTGCTGAGGATGGTGATACTTACAGGAAGCACCAAATTTGCACATTCCTGTCCTCATATAGTACTGCAGATTTCATTAAGATCGGCATTATCAATGACAAGCCATGTACAAAATACTATTCATGTACATGAATCAACCAATTACAGCGTATTTTAGTCAAAATAAACACACAAGTATCCATCCCACACTCTCAAAGAATTTCATTAACGCACATTGCCCAACGTCATCCCATTGAAGACTAGATACCAAAAGTTTGATATTCAATTGAACCACCAGAATGAAGTACCTGACACACAGGCTGCCCTATTCGCTCGGGATACTCTCTTCCACCAGGTCTAGAACCTCCTAAAACCTGATCAGCATGAAATCCACCGAAATCAACGAATGAAAAAAAGAGGCGAAAAGTTCGGAAGCACTTTGCCGACAATTCAAcgattaacatttttttaagaaaaaagaagggCATCTTGGTAGAATCagaattaaacaaaaacaaataaacttaaGAAAAAGGATTAGAAGTGAAGGTGAAGTAGAGCAATTGGAGGGATCAAATAGCTTAAAGCCCAATCAAACTAGAAAAGAAGCCCtaaaatagaagaaatcaaCAGAAATTAGAAAAGATCGAAAGAGGATACCGCGGTACGCTCACGGGGATGATTAAACCTACAACGAGAGCCATATCCACAAAATCCCGTACGTAGGTAATATATACAATCAGCCTCTTCAGGACGTTCAGGGTACGATTCCCTTTCCCTGGATCCCAAAGGCCAAAGCGAGCCTGCATTATGTGAAAACGAAAATCAAAGAAAGAAACAACATCGAGAAAGCAGGAAAAACAACGAATCGAAACGAAAATCTGAAGAAATCAAGAGTGAAAGACGGAATGCAGGG
This window contains:
- the LOC120090607 gene encoding zinc finger CCCH domain-containing protein 34; protein product: MKPYGHSIEGSHSDPSPEWTASGPHTPHGGSLWPLGSRERESYPERPEEADCIYYLRTGFCGYGSRCRFNHPRERTAVLGGSRPGGREYPERIGQPVCQYYMRTGMCKFGASCKYHHPQQERGSLSPVSLNFYGYPLRPGEKECSYYLKSGQCKFGATCKFHHPEPAGLQFPAPSPVQVTPMPPPVPAPSVYPPVQSPSAHSSQQYGVILARPSLLSSPYVPGPYGPMLVSPGVVQFPSWSPYPAPMSPVASPSAQPSVGSGPLYGLAHVSPSASGFAGSYQPMPSAGPSSTSQKEHSFPERPGQPECQYYMRTGDCKFGSSCRYHHPPELVTSRPSVLLSQLGLPLRPGAPPCTHFMQRGMCKFGPACKFDHSMDRLSYSPSASSLADMPVAPYPVGSVAGTLAPSSSSSELRPEHFSGSRKDSNPSRMSSSMSTSSGLVGSTTSRTEMHSHSSVQRSSQSSGPSVGSTSSTTSVEGRT